From Sphingopyxis sp. MWB1, a single genomic window includes:
- a CDS encoding MFS transporter has translation MSEQAAAADAGAVYQPTAKDIRMVIAASSAGTVFEWYDFFIYGTLAAIIGKAFFPSDNATLEILLVWAGFAVGFGFRPLGAVLFGFLGDRLGRKYTFLVTVTLMGIATAGVGMIPSAATIGIAAPIIVILLRILQGLALGGEYGGAAIYVAEHSPPGKRGFYTSFIQASVVGGFVLSLIVVLGCKALMPDAIWESWGWRVPFLLSIILLVISLWMRMKLSESPVFQAMKREGELAKNPLKESFTYPGNPRRIFIALFGIAAGLTVIWYTAMFSGLSFLKGPMKVDDTAAEIIVGLAAALGMGFFIWAGRLSDRVGRKKPIVWGYGATLLLLFPLFWLMGSVGNPALTAAAEKAPVTVTGSQCSFDPFAERQETICGQTLGELTKLGVPYKIAASDTPFDTVQVTIGDREVASEDPALLKPALEAMGYDFEKQIPAPLGIAVIFIALLGLSALSGFTYGPVAALLAEMFPPHVRYSSLSIPYHLGTGYFGGFLPLIASFIIAKTGDAYAGLWYTWGVVLMAFLVTAFMLREPKEGEWDKPAEA, from the coding sequence ATGAGCGAACAGGCTGCCGCCGCCGATGCGGGCGCGGTTTATCAACCGACCGCGAAGGATATTCGCATGGTCATCGCCGCATCATCGGCGGGCACCGTGTTCGAATGGTATGATTTCTTCATCTATGGCACGCTGGCAGCGATCATCGGCAAGGCCTTTTTCCCCAGCGACAATGCCACGCTGGAAATATTGCTCGTCTGGGCGGGTTTTGCCGTCGGCTTCGGCTTTCGTCCGCTCGGCGCCGTGCTGTTCGGCTTTCTCGGCGACCGGCTGGGACGCAAATATACATTTCTGGTGACCGTGACGCTGATGGGCATAGCGACCGCGGGGGTCGGCATGATCCCGTCGGCGGCGACCATCGGCATTGCGGCGCCGATCATCGTTATTCTGCTGCGTATCTTGCAGGGACTGGCGCTCGGCGGCGAATATGGCGGCGCTGCCATCTATGTCGCCGAACATTCGCCGCCTGGAAAGCGCGGCTTTTACACCAGCTTTATCCAGGCGAGCGTCGTCGGCGGCTTTGTCCTCAGCCTGATCGTCGTCCTGGGGTGCAAGGCCTTGATGCCCGACGCCATCTGGGAAAGCTGGGGCTGGCGTGTGCCCTTCCTGCTGTCGATCATCCTCCTCGTCATATCCTTGTGGATGCGGATGAAATTGTCCGAAAGCCCGGTGTTCCAGGCGATGAAGCGCGAGGGTGAGCTGGCGAAAAACCCGCTGAAGGAAAGCTTTACCTATCCCGGCAATCCGCGCCGCATCTTCATCGCGCTGTTCGGCATCGCCGCCGGGCTGACAGTCATCTGGTATACGGCGATGTTTTCGGGCCTGTCGTTCCTCAAAGGGCCGATGAAGGTCGACGACACCGCCGCCGAAATCATCGTCGGGCTGGCGGCGGCGCTCGGCATGGGCTTTTTCATCTGGGCGGGCCGCCTCTCCGACCGGGTGGGGCGCAAAAAGCCGATCGTCTGGGGCTATGGCGCGACCCTGCTGCTGCTCTTTCCGCTCTTCTGGCTGATGGGCAGCGTCGGCAATCCCGCGCTGACCGCCGCCGCCGAAAAGGCGCCGGTGACGGTGACCGGGTCGCAGTGCAGCTTCGATCCCTTTGCCGAGCGGCAGGAAACCATCTGCGGACAAACGCTGGGCGAGCTGACGAAGCTGGGGGTCCCGTACAAGATTGCGGCGAGCGACACGCCTTTCGATACGGTGCAGGTCACCATCGGCGACCGCGAAGTGGCGAGCGAAGACCCCGCGCTGCTCAAACCGGCGCTGGAGGCGATGGGATATGATTTTGAAAAGCAGATCCCTGCGCCCTTGGGAATCGCCGTCATCTTCATCGCGCTATTGGGGCTGAGCGCGCTGTCGGGCTTTACCTATGGTCCGGTTGCGGCGCTGCTCGCTGAAATGTTCCCGCCGCATGTGCGCTATTCCTCGCTTTCCATCCCCTATCATCTGGGGACGGGATATTTTGGCGGCTTTCTTCCGCTGATCGCCAGCTTCATCATCGCCAAGACCGGCGATGCCTATGCCGGGCTCTGGTATACATGGGGGGTGGTGCTGATGGCTTTCCTCGTCACCGCCTTCATGCTGCGCGAGCCAAAGGAAGGGGAGTGGGACAAGCCGGCGGAGGCTTAG
- the alr gene encoding alanine racemase: protein MITIPSPLRLRRDSAALVSNWRWLAARGNGAACGAAIKANGYGLGAAWVMDHLVPAGCRDFFVATWAEAAALMPLPRGVSLSVLHGVGESDMAAARLLPARPILNSVEQVARWRTGGEGRPCDVMVDTGMNRLGLRVEEAMGGALDGLAIHTLHSHLASADEDSPQNEQQLAAFRAVRAHVPAQRYSLANSAGICLGPDYAFDLMRPGIALYGGIPRAEAEGHIRQVAYPEARVLQMRTVPAGETVGYGATWTAPRDSRIAIVNMGYADGYLRCHAGHGGATWKGSPLLLVGRVSMDLLAFEASGTDGMKDGDWLRVDYNLAALSKRSGLSQYELLTGLGRRFDQGIRS, encoded by the coding sequence ATGATCACCATTCCGTCCCCGCTTCGTCTGCGCCGCGATTCTGCGGCCCTTGTGTCCAACTGGCGCTGGCTCGCGGCTCGCGGCAATGGCGCAGCCTGCGGCGCGGCGATCAAGGCGAATGGCTATGGCCTTGGCGCCGCCTGGGTGATGGACCATCTCGTGCCTGCCGGATGCCGCGACTTTTTCGTCGCCACCTGGGCCGAGGCCGCGGCGCTGATGCCCTTGCCCCGGGGCGTCTCGCTTTCGGTCCTCCACGGCGTGGGTGAAAGCGACATGGCGGCCGCGCGCCTGCTTCCTGCACGCCCCATCCTCAACAGCGTCGAACAGGTGGCGCGCTGGCGGACGGGCGGGGAAGGGCGGCCGTGCGACGTGATGGTCGATACCGGCATGAACCGGCTGGGGCTGCGCGTCGAAGAGGCGATGGGCGGGGCGCTCGACGGGCTAGCCATCCACACACTGCACAGCCATCTCGCCTCCGCCGACGAAGACAGCCCGCAAAATGAACAACAGCTCGCGGCCTTCCGCGCGGTGCGGGCGCATGTGCCCGCGCAGCGTTACAGCCTTGCGAACAGCGCGGGCATCTGTCTGGGGCCGGACTATGCGTTCGACCTGATGCGCCCCGGCATCGCCCTCTACGGCGGCATCCCCCGTGCAGAGGCCGAAGGGCATATCCGGCAAGTCGCCTATCCCGAGGCACGCGTCCTCCAGATGCGAACCGTGCCCGCGGGCGAAACCGTCGGCTATGGCGCCACCTGGACCGCACCGCGCGACAGCCGCATCGCCATCGTCAACATGGGCTATGCCGACGGCTATCTGCGCTGCCACGCCGGCCATGGCGGCGCGACATGGAAAGGCTCGCCCCTGCTCCTCGTGGGCCGCGTGTCCATGGACCTGCTGGCCTTTGAAGCGAGCGGGACCGACGGGATGAAAGACGGTGATTGGCTGAGAGTGGATTACAATCTTGCCGCTCTGTCGAAGCGAAGTGGTTTGTCACAATATGAATTGCTGACGGGATTGGGGCGACGGTTTGATCAAGGTATTAGGTCATAG
- a CDS encoding 2OG-Fe(II) oxygenase has product MQLDAEGKPKPEAQTRLRVHDKAPVRHYSGFLTPLECEHLITLASPHLSPSIIVDPQTGQQRPDPIRTSSGAILGPLQQDLEIHAINMRIALATNTQIEAGEPLAILRYVTGEQYREHHDCLPGEINQRAFTAIAYLNDDYQGGETSFAASNCPSKAEEAI; this is encoded by the coding sequence ATGCAACTCGATGCCGAGGGCAAGCCCAAACCAGAAGCACAAACACGGTTGCGCGTGCATGACAAAGCGCCAGTACGGCATTATTCCGGTTTTCTCACGCCTCTGGAATGCGAACATCTCATCACCTTGGCTTCGCCTCACCTTTCTCCGTCGATCATAGTGGACCCTCAAACCGGGCAGCAGCGCCCGGATCCTATTCGCACCTCCTCAGGCGCAATCCTCGGCCCACTGCAACAGGATCTCGAGATCCATGCCATTAATATGCGAATAGCTCTCGCCACCAATACCCAGATAGAAGCAGGGGAGCCACTTGCCATCCTTCGTTATGTGACCGGAGAACAATATCGAGAGCATCATGATTGCCTTCCGGGCGAAATCAACCAACGAGCGTTCACTGCCATTGCTTATCTCAATGACGATTATCAGGGCGGAGAAACCAGCTTTGCCGCATCCAACTGTCCATCAAAGGCAGAAGAGGCGATATGA